The Thiogranum longum genome includes a region encoding these proteins:
- a CDS encoding NapC/NirT family cytochrome c: MGKPLWKKRLSQIATASPVIFIVASVLLGVLLWGGFNTALELTNTETFCISCHEMRDNVYKEYRKTIHYRNRTGVRATCPDCHVPRDWVHKVVRKIAATNELYHWMAGSINTREKFVARRYQLAQHVWMGMKRTDSRECRNCHDFEAMQLPRGTKVEEDRHWRANMEGKTCIDCHKGIAHQLPEEFLEIEHARIEEEKVPCYQCHADMQRPPDDDWDE, translated from the coding sequence ATGGGTAAACCGCTATGGAAGAAAAGGCTGTCACAAATCGCCACGGCTTCACCCGTAATCTTCATAGTGGCAAGTGTGCTGCTGGGTGTTCTGCTCTGGGGCGGCTTCAATACCGCGCTCGAACTCACCAACACCGAAACGTTCTGCATTTCCTGCCATGAGATGCGTGACAACGTCTATAAGGAATACCGCAAGACCATCCACTACCGGAATCGCACCGGTGTACGGGCAACCTGTCCGGACTGCCATGTGCCACGTGACTGGGTGCACAAGGTAGTGCGCAAGATCGCGGCCACCAACGAGTTGTATCACTGGATGGCGGGTTCTATCAATACGCGCGAAAAGTTTGTCGCCAGGCGCTATCAACTTGCGCAGCATGTGTGGATGGGTATGAAACGAACTGATTCGCGCGAATGCCGCAACTGCCATGATTTTGAAGCTATGCAGCTGCCACGCGGCACAAAAGTCGAAGAAGACCGTCACTGGCGCGCCAATATGGAAGGCAAGACCTGCATCGATTGTCACAAGGGCATAGCACACCAGCTCCCCGAAGAGTTTCTGGAAATCGAACACGCACGCATCGAAGAGGAAAAAGTCCCCTGTTACCAGTGTCACGCTGATATGCAACGACCGCCGGATGATGACTGGGATGAATGA
- a CDS encoding ATP-binding cassette domain-containing protein has translation MLRFTELSLRRGPRLLFEQVSLQIHPGYRVGLTGANGTGKSSLFSLILGELHVDTGEIFVPRNWVIAHVAQEAPAGNRAAIEYVLDGDRELRELERQLVIAEAADDGERIAELHASFESVGGYQARSRAARLMHGLGFSVNDDNRAASEFSGGWRMRLNLAQALMCRSDLLLLDEPTNHLDLDAVIWLENWLRGYPGTLMLISHDRDFLDSVTDHIAHIEQQHIVLYAGNYSAFEVYRAEKLAGQQAQYAKQQREIAHMHSYVERFRAKATKARQAQSRLKALERMEKIAPAHVDSPFHFTLPAAEKMPDPLLRLDGVAAGYGNTTIISGVNLGLSPGDRIGLLGPNGAGKSTLIKLLAGELAALTGDYLPAQDLNIGYFAQHQIEQLDPQHSPLDHLQQLDPLAREQVLRDYLGGFGFVGDQALALTGPFSGGEKSRLALALLVYRRPNLLLLDEPTNHLDLEMRQALATALQDFEGAMVLVSHDRHLLRVCCDRLLRVHDGTVDEFPLGLDDYPGWLAEQTRQVSPASDPEDSSSRNAGTRKEQKRREAEQRKQLQPLRKKVDRAESRLDILHAHQQTLEQQLASPELYTDENRDQLKTLLREKAEVDRACEAAEADWLEAAELLESATTDAE, from the coding sequence ATGTTGCGATTCACTGAACTTTCCCTGCGGCGCGGACCGCGTCTTCTGTTCGAGCAGGTTTCCCTGCAGATCCATCCCGGCTACCGGGTTGGCCTGACCGGCGCCAACGGAACCGGCAAATCCAGCCTGTTTTCACTGATTCTGGGTGAGTTGCACGTCGATACGGGGGAGATTTTTGTGCCGCGCAACTGGGTAATCGCCCACGTGGCGCAGGAGGCGCCGGCGGGTAATCGCGCCGCCATCGAGTATGTGCTGGATGGTGACCGGGAATTGCGTGAACTTGAGCGGCAACTGGTGATTGCCGAGGCGGCGGATGACGGTGAGCGGATCGCCGAATTGCATGCCAGCTTTGAGTCCGTTGGTGGTTACCAGGCGCGAAGTCGTGCTGCGCGCCTGATGCACGGGCTGGGATTTTCCGTTAATGATGATAATCGTGCGGCCAGCGAGTTCTCCGGCGGCTGGCGCATGCGCCTGAACCTGGCGCAGGCGTTGATGTGCCGCTCCGATTTGTTGTTGCTCGACGAGCCTACCAACCACCTCGATCTGGATGCGGTGATCTGGCTGGAAAACTGGTTACGCGGCTACCCGGGTACATTGATGCTGATTTCCCATGATCGTGATTTCCTCGACAGTGTTACCGACCATATCGCGCACATCGAACAGCAGCATATCGTACTGTATGCCGGCAATTACTCGGCATTCGAAGTCTACCGTGCCGAAAAACTGGCCGGTCAGCAGGCACAGTACGCCAAACAGCAGCGCGAGATTGCGCACATGCATTCCTACGTCGAGCGTTTCCGTGCCAAGGCGACCAAGGCGCGCCAGGCACAGAGCCGTTTGAAAGCGCTGGAACGTATGGAAAAGATTGCGCCGGCACATGTCGATTCGCCTTTCCATTTTACCTTGCCTGCGGCGGAGAAAATGCCGGATCCGTTGCTACGGCTTGACGGGGTTGCAGCGGGTTACGGCAACACCACCATCATCAGCGGTGTGAACCTGGGGCTGTCGCCCGGTGACCGCATCGGTCTGCTCGGGCCAAACGGTGCAGGTAAATCGACACTGATCAAACTGCTGGCGGGTGAACTGGCCGCGCTGACCGGTGACTACCTGCCGGCACAAGACCTGAATATCGGCTATTTTGCCCAGCACCAGATCGAACAGCTGGATCCTCAACATAGCCCGCTCGATCACCTGCAACAGCTGGATCCACTGGCGCGGGAACAGGTGCTACGCGATTACCTGGGCGGTTTCGGTTTTGTCGGTGACCAGGCACTGGCGCTCACCGGTCCGTTTTCCGGCGGCGAAAAATCCCGCCTGGCGCTGGCGCTGCTGGTTTACCGGCGGCCCAACCTGTTATTGCTCGATGAACCCACCAACCACCTGGACCTTGAGATGCGCCAGGCACTGGCCACGGCGTTGCAGGATTTTGAAGGTGCCATGGTGCTGGTGTCGCACGACCGGCACTTGCTGCGAGTGTGTTGTGACCGGCTGCTGCGCGTACACGACGGTACGGTGGACGAATTTCCGCTGGGGCTGGATGACTACCCGGGGTGGCTGGCAGAGCAGACGCGACAGGTGTCGCCTGCCAGTGATCCGGAAGATAGCTCGTCCCGTAATGCCGGTACGCGCAAGGAGCAGAAGCGCCGTGAAGCCGAGCAGCGCAAGCAGTTACAACCGCTTCGCAAAAAGGTCGACAGGGCCGAGTCGCGGCTGGATATCCTGCATGCGCATCAGCAGACGCTGGAACAGCAGCTTGCCTCGCCTGAACTCTACACCGATGAAAACCGCGACCAGCTGAAAACCCTGTTGCGCGAAAAGGCAGAAGTCGACCGGGCTTGTGAAGCAGCCGAGGCCGACTGGCTGGAAGCGGCCGAGTTGCTGGAGTCAGCTACCACAGACGCAGAATAA
- a CDS encoding tetratricopeptide repeat-containing response regulator, which produces MAIWSLKHRTILIVDDFPEMRSTLRSMLIPWQPERIETARNGDDAIEKLQQSRYDIILCDYNLGEGKNGQQVLEEARHRSLLPFSSAFIMVSAETSAQMVMGAMETQPDGYISKPVTRVSLQVRLKKFVRKQDELRTITRAMDRKQYPAAIELIDRHLEDNNKYRFELYKLKSDLLIRAGDYERAGNLCEAVLAGRELPWARFDMGRIAFFRQDYPCAAGLFEKILAGNPGFIAAYDWLAKTRDRLGEHGEAQQVLMEGVERSPQSLPRQRALAELADRNEDIEVTEAACRKAIRIGKGSILREPADYAALARVLVQKESSAEALRVAQSINREFDHSSLARLEAATVSSSIYTTMGNKNESAGALSDALSIAAQQPGLLSADIGLSLAHSCLAHNRQEDADLIIRQLICDHEDDDAVLAKITQLYDEAGSGDAISELIETTRKEIIAINNEGVKLLKDGDVEASIELFTRAAHGMPHNPVVNLNAAQSLIRLMRDTVPGRETLAKALGFIQAAGNSEMHRERHNRLLNTCRELAASLPAENDTDAEPA; this is translated from the coding sequence ATGGCAATATGGAGCCTCAAACACAGGACGATCCTCATCGTCGATGACTTTCCGGAGATGCGCTCGACCCTGCGCAGCATGCTCATCCCATGGCAACCGGAGCGTATTGAAACCGCCCGCAATGGCGATGATGCCATCGAAAAGCTGCAGCAAAGTCGTTACGACATTATTCTCTGTGACTACAACCTGGGTGAAGGCAAGAACGGCCAGCAGGTGCTGGAAGAAGCCCGTCACCGTAGCCTGTTGCCGTTCAGTTCGGCGTTTATCATGGTGTCGGCCGAAACCAGTGCCCAGATGGTCATGGGCGCCATGGAAACCCAGCCGGATGGCTATATCTCCAAGCCGGTCACCAGGGTCAGCCTGCAGGTCAGACTGAAAAAATTTGTCCGCAAACAGGATGAGCTGCGCACCATCACACGCGCAATGGACCGCAAACAATATCCTGCCGCCATCGAGCTCATTGACCGTCACCTTGAAGACAACAATAAATACCGCTTTGAACTCTACAAGCTGAAGAGCGACCTGCTGATTCGTGCCGGTGACTATGAACGCGCCGGAAACCTGTGCGAAGCCGTACTGGCCGGCCGCGAACTGCCCTGGGCCCGTTTCGACATGGGTCGCATTGCTTTCTTCCGCCAGGACTATCCATGTGCTGCCGGGTTGTTTGAGAAGATCCTGGCGGGTAACCCAGGGTTCATTGCCGCCTACGACTGGCTGGCAAAAACCCGCGACCGGCTAGGCGAACACGGGGAAGCACAGCAGGTTTTGATGGAGGGTGTCGAACGTTCGCCACAGTCCTTACCGAGACAACGTGCACTTGCTGAACTGGCTGATCGTAATGAAGACATCGAAGTAACCGAGGCTGCATGTCGCAAAGCCATTCGCATCGGCAAAGGCTCCATCCTGCGTGAACCCGCCGACTATGCGGCACTGGCGCGGGTGCTGGTGCAAAAAGAGTCATCTGCCGAAGCACTGCGTGTCGCACAGTCTATCAACCGCGAATTCGATCACAGCTCGCTGGCAAGACTGGAAGCCGCTACGGTCAGCAGCAGCATCTACACTACGATGGGTAACAAAAACGAAAGTGCCGGCGCACTCTCCGATGCCTTGTCTATCGCCGCACAGCAACCGGGGCTGCTTTCTGCTGATATCGGTTTATCTCTGGCCCATTCCTGCCTTGCGCACAATCGCCAGGAAGACGCCGACCTTATCATCCGCCAGCTCATCTGTGACCATGAGGACGATGACGCTGTTCTGGCGAAAATCACACAGCTGTATGATGAAGCCGGTTCCGGTGATGCCATCAGCGAACTGATTGAAACCACCCGCAAGGAAATTATCGCCATCAACAACGAAGGCGTGAAGCTGTTGAAGGACGGGGATGTGGAAGCTTCAATTGAATTATTCACCCGCGCCGCACACGGTATGCCACACAACCCTGTGGTCAACCTGAATGCCGCACAGTCATTGATACGCCTGATGCGCGATACGGTCCCTGGCCGTGAGACACTGGCGAAGGCGCTGGGGTTTATACAGGCCGCCGGAAACAGCGAAATGCACCGCGAACGCCATAACCGGCTGCTCAATACCTGCCGTGAACTGGCTGCCAGCCTCCCGGCTGAAAACGATACCGATGCAGAACCTGCCTGA
- a CDS encoding sensor histidine kinase codes for MSDDTGKPDFNIILANAVHDMKNSVGMLLAALDEIDSRCSPDSCASRDQFSQLRYEGKRLSSNLVQVLTLYRINESRYTPNITENDASDVLEECLLDNEGLLALKGIDIEMDCNDDLQGFFDNELVSGLISSVINNAYKYARSRIHIGAGRENGYLTLYVKDDGNGFPPSMLHEQGQGTPAISFRSGSTGLGLYFAATIAALHRHDDRQGFFTTGNDGINGGGRFTLYLP; via the coding sequence ATGAGCGACGACACGGGAAAACCGGACTTTAACATCATCCTCGCCAACGCTGTGCACGACATGAAAAACTCGGTCGGCATGCTGCTTGCGGCGCTCGATGAAATAGATTCACGCTGCAGTCCCGACAGTTGCGCATCACGCGACCAGTTCTCGCAACTGCGCTATGAAGGAAAACGCCTCAGCTCAAACCTGGTACAGGTACTGACCCTGTACCGCATTAATGAATCCCGCTACACACCCAACATTACCGAGAACGACGCCAGCGATGTACTGGAGGAATGCCTGCTCGACAACGAAGGGTTACTGGCACTGAAAGGTATTGACATTGAAATGGATTGCAATGATGACCTGCAGGGCTTTTTCGACAACGAACTGGTCAGTGGACTCATCAGCAGCGTGATCAACAATGCCTATAAATATGCCCGTAGCCGTATACACATCGGTGCCGGGCGTGAAAACGGTTACCTCACCCTGTATGTCAAGGACGATGGCAACGGCTTCCCTCCCTCCATGCTGCACGAGCAGGGACAAGGTACCCCCGCCATCAGCTTCAGGTCCGGCAGTACCGGGCTGGGGCTCTATTTTGCCGCCACCATCGCTGCACTGCACCGGCATGATGACCGGCAGGGATTCTTTACTACCGGCAATGATGGCATCAACGGCGGTGGACGTTTTACGCTTTATCTTCCCTGA
- a CDS encoding DUF6394 family protein — translation MNLEKVIFAFFSILALTLNFGFFIGELDDPIHHNAYELFAALTVSLIATIMKFGDRAHIGALLLATSLVADLQLITAALVWGYAAHISDSGLTPMAVASIVSMSGGALLANLVSVILLVIESITFRR, via the coding sequence ATGAATCTCGAAAAAGTCATATTTGCTTTCTTTTCCATCCTTGCGCTGACCCTGAACTTTGGCTTCTTCATCGGCGAACTCGATGACCCGATTCATCACAACGCTTACGAGCTGTTCGCGGCATTGACTGTCAGCCTGATCGCCACCATTATGAAATTCGGTGACCGGGCACACATCGGTGCACTGTTACTGGCCACCAGCCTGGTGGCCGACCTGCAGCTGATCACCGCGGCACTGGTATGGGGTTACGCGGCCCATATCAGCGATAGCGGACTGACCCCCATGGCGGTAGCCAGCATTGTTTCCATGTCGGGTGGCGCACTGCTTGCCAACCTGGTGTCGGTCATCCTGCTGGTTATCGAATCGATCACCTTCCGCCGCTAG
- a CDS encoding potassium channel family protein, with the protein MQKVIYLLLRRMRLPLIVLISTYAISIIGMTLIPGMDDQGNPWRMDFFHAIYFVSFLGSTIGFGEIPYPFTDAQRLWTTVIIYAAVVSWLYAIGSILTLIQDQSFRRVLAQSALARKVRRLQEPFHIICGYGDASSWLVRELNDRGMQCVVIDSNQNKVLDLDVEDLAYSVPGLHADATEADALITAGLKLSNCIGVIALTGSDTCNLTIAITSKLLAPELTVICQSDAADTAANMASFGTDHVVDPFEIFGMRFAMMFHSPSMYLVYEWITGVHNAPLSDFRNPPHGNWIMCGYGRFGKAVRKHLAVEGVDTRIIEADLGLTDAPEGAIEGRGTEAGTLLLAGIKGVNGVIAGTDNDTNNLSILITAKTLNPELFTVIRQNHRSNDAIFQAARPDLVMQPGTITAQYIINLILAPLLEDFLKLAHDQDETWANVLVSRVAGVVEDIAPETWAAEISPLNTPAVFDCLIRGEEVRLSHICSDPRDRDVTLPCVPLLIKREDQSVLLPEMNEPLGPSDQILFCGREEARYHLEHNMHDHQALYYSRTGDDRPSGALWRFLTSHVEQKASQ; encoded by the coding sequence ATGCAAAAAGTCATCTACCTGTTGTTGCGGCGTATGCGCCTGCCGCTTATTGTACTGATCTCCACCTATGCCATTTCTATCATCGGCATGACACTGATACCCGGCATGGATGACCAGGGCAACCCCTGGAGAATGGATTTCTTTCACGCCATTTACTTTGTCAGCTTTCTTGGTTCCACCATCGGTTTTGGTGAAATACCCTACCCGTTCACCGATGCTCAGCGCTTGTGGACCACTGTCATTATCTATGCCGCGGTTGTCTCCTGGTTGTATGCCATCGGCTCTATCCTCACCCTGATCCAGGACCAGAGCTTCCGCCGGGTACTGGCGCAGTCAGCACTGGCGCGCAAGGTCAGGAGACTGCAGGAGCCCTTCCATATTATCTGCGGCTACGGAGATGCCAGTAGCTGGCTGGTCAGGGAGCTGAATGATCGTGGCATGCAGTGTGTGGTCATCGACAGCAACCAGAACAAGGTTCTTGATCTCGATGTGGAAGACCTGGCCTATTCTGTACCGGGTCTTCACGCCGACGCAACTGAAGCGGATGCATTGATTACCGCAGGCCTGAAACTGTCGAACTGTATCGGCGTTATCGCCCTCACCGGCAGCGATACCTGCAACCTTACGATTGCCATTACCAGCAAATTGCTGGCGCCGGAGTTGACGGTCATCTGTCAGTCGGATGCGGCGGATACTGCCGCCAATATGGCTTCTTTCGGTACCGACCATGTGGTTGACCCGTTTGAGATCTTCGGTATGCGTTTCGCCATGATGTTCCACTCACCCAGCATGTACCTTGTGTACGAATGGATAACCGGTGTACATAATGCACCACTGTCTGACTTCAGGAACCCGCCCCACGGCAACTGGATCATGTGCGGTTACGGACGCTTTGGCAAAGCTGTAAGGAAACACCTGGCCGTTGAAGGCGTGGACACCCGCATTATCGAGGCCGATCTCGGCTTGACCGATGCACCGGAGGGTGCCATCGAAGGCCGCGGGACGGAAGCCGGCACCCTGCTCCTGGCCGGCATTAAAGGCGTAAACGGCGTTATCGCCGGCACCGATAACGACACCAATAACCTGTCCATACTGATCACCGCGAAAACGCTTAACCCGGAACTGTTTACCGTGATCAGGCAAAACCACCGCAGCAATGATGCGATCTTCCAGGCGGCCCGCCCCGACCTGGTGATGCAACCAGGGACTATCACGGCCCAGTATATTATCAACCTGATCCTTGCCCCCCTGTTGGAAGATTTTCTTAAACTGGCACACGACCAGGACGAAACCTGGGCCAATGTACTGGTCAGTCGCGTTGCCGGTGTAGTGGAAGATATTGCCCCGGAAACCTGGGCGGCAGAAATTTCGCCCTTGAATACGCCAGCGGTCTTTGACTGTCTGATTCGTGGCGAAGAAGTACGCCTGTCACATATCTGCAGCGACCCGCGCGACCGGGATGTCACCCTGCCCTGCGTCCCCTTGCTGATCAAGCGTGAAGATCAATCCGTACTGCTCCCGGAAATGAACGAACCGCTTGGTCCCAGCGACCAGATCCTGTTTTGCGGGAGAGAGGAAGCCAGGTACCACCTGGAACACAACATGCACGACCACCAGGCACTGTATTATTCACGCACCGGTGACGATCGTCCAAGTGGTGCCCTGTGGCGTTTTCTGACAAGCCACGTCGAACAGAAAGCCAGTCAATAA
- a CDS encoding lysophospholipid acyltransferase family protein, which translates to MDIRSRCNAFPLEKHAIIRPMPGDQPEKPVERALVLLIRGLAWLPLPLLYVVADTLFLLLYYVVRLERTLTRDNLQRAFPDLPEQNLKRIAAKSYRNALHVLFETIHAQRISEAGLRSRVKFDNPELLDQLLDKHGKVLAVAAHQGNWEWLEMASSLCMSAPLATLYKPLNHPGIEKMLNETRQRFGGKMISAQRALPRLLRFTRERSIVAVLADQGPQPHEEKYWATFLNQDTAFYPGIEKLARILEMPLLFTHVTRTRRGHYRVRFELLGTPPWSMPEGELMERYIRAVEQQIIGHPEDWLWMYKRWKYNKDATETTAHQPVNR; encoded by the coding sequence ATGGACATCCGTTCACGCTGCAACGCTTTTCCGTTGGAAAAGCATGCCATAATCCGCCCCATGCCTGGGGATCAACCCGAAAAACCTGTTGAACGCGCACTCGTCTTGCTGATTCGCGGCCTGGCCTGGCTGCCGCTGCCGCTGCTCTATGTGGTAGCAGACACGCTGTTCCTGCTGCTTTATTACGTGGTTCGCCTGGAACGCACGCTAACCCGGGACAATCTGCAACGCGCCTTTCCGGACCTGCCGGAACAAAACCTTAAACGCATCGCCGCGAAATCATACCGTAATGCCCTGCACGTCCTCTTCGAAACCATACATGCGCAGCGCATATCTGAAGCCGGATTGCGCAGCCGTGTGAAATTCGACAATCCGGAACTTCTCGATCAACTACTCGACAAACACGGCAAGGTGCTCGCTGTGGCCGCCCACCAGGGCAACTGGGAGTGGCTGGAGATGGCAAGTTCACTGTGCATGTCTGCACCACTGGCAACCCTGTACAAACCACTCAACCATCCCGGCATCGAAAAAATGCTTAACGAAACACGGCAACGTTTCGGCGGAAAAATGATTTCGGCCCAACGCGCACTGCCGCGACTGCTGCGCTTTACCCGTGAACGCAGCATTGTTGCGGTGCTCGCCGACCAGGGACCCCAGCCGCATGAAGAAAAATACTGGGCGACTTTTCTCAACCAGGACACGGCCTTCTACCCCGGTATCGAAAAACTGGCGCGCATACTGGAAATGCCACTGTTGTTTACCCATGTGACCCGCACCAGACGCGGCCATTACCGGGTACGTTTTGAATTACTGGGCACCCCGCCGTGGAGCATGCCCGAAGGCGAACTGATGGAACGCTATATCCGCGCCGTTGAACAGCAGATCATCGGCCATCCCGAAGACTGGCTATGGATGTACAAGCGCTGGAAGTACAACAAAGACGCCACGGAAACCACTGCACATCAACCCGTTAACCGGTAA
- a CDS encoding CDGSH iron-sulfur domain-containing protein: MENIIKVLANGPLLCTGDIEVLDADGKRLEKSDDVALCRCGHSANKPFCDGSHRDAGFEDDGCFTDDKPEPLTGDGPLVITVRENAMLIANGPMTISSADGHCTTTRNKVALCRCGESARKPFCDASHKHCGFTG; the protein is encoded by the coding sequence GTGGAAAATATCATCAAGGTACTGGCCAATGGCCCGCTGTTGTGCACCGGCGATATCGAGGTGCTGGATGCAGATGGCAAGCGGCTGGAAAAGTCAGATGATGTTGCCTTGTGCCGATGTGGGCATTCAGCCAATAAACCCTTCTGTGATGGATCACATCGAGATGCAGGGTTTGAGGATGACGGTTGTTTTACCGATGACAAGCCAGAGCCGCTAACAGGTGACGGGCCGCTGGTGATTACCGTGCGGGAGAATGCGATGCTGATTGCAAACGGGCCGATGACTATCAGCAGTGCCGATGGTCACTGTACAACCACACGCAATAAGGTGGCATTGTGTCGTTGTGGCGAGTCGGCCAGGAAACCGTTTTGTGATGCCAGCCACAAGCATTGCGGTTTTACCGGTTAA
- a CDS encoding HPF/RaiA family ribosome-associated protein translates to MQYRIDFRNIDKDTRADLRNQIDERIAHLEKRISTFSNKDLRLHGAVQKHGGKELYRVGLSLHLPGRILSAEEEAENAVTAITEAFSELERQALRHKSRIRHEHLWKRKSRRRELHDSKAKTGTDATATSTSHAQPQDWFSKVEPCLDGLYDFARHEITYLQNLGDLSPTDIQPDELVDSVVVSAWERQAEKPDSIEFRAWLYQLAIEILDEEVRRHARREQDISLETVVSQGYDPDDDSIYEFYQPDEVLRVEDLIAVNDGSVEYQRHLPATLARLPRSWRRALLLRDLFDLSPDQIASALNQKLTDVEAAIAHAEQFITAHLGERDIAGLASVIEQPGVALKRLLRNGYPRQLHDELKRKFAR, encoded by the coding sequence ATGCAATACAGGATTGATTTCAGAAATATCGACAAGGACACTCGAGCAGATCTCCGTAACCAGATAGACGAACGCATCGCGCACCTGGAAAAACGCATTAGTACATTTTCCAACAAGGACTTGCGCCTCCACGGTGCCGTACAGAAACACGGTGGAAAGGAGTTGTACCGGGTCGGGTTATCCCTCCATCTGCCGGGGCGCATACTCAGTGCAGAAGAGGAAGCGGAAAACGCTGTAACCGCTATCACCGAGGCATTCTCCGAGCTTGAACGCCAGGCCCTTCGACACAAGAGCCGAATCCGGCACGAGCACCTGTGGAAGCGCAAGAGCCGACGGCGCGAGCTTCATGACAGCAAGGCAAAAACCGGGACTGACGCCACTGCAACTTCGACAAGTCACGCGCAACCGCAAGACTGGTTTTCCAAAGTAGAACCCTGCCTGGATGGCCTTTATGATTTTGCACGGCATGAAATCACCTACTTGCAGAATCTCGGTGACTTGTCGCCAACCGATATCCAGCCGGACGAACTGGTTGACAGCGTAGTGGTTAGCGCCTGGGAACGACAAGCGGAAAAACCTGACTCAATCGAGTTCAGGGCCTGGCTATACCAATTGGCCATCGAAATTCTTGACGAAGAAGTACGCCGGCATGCCCGCCGCGAGCAGGATATCAGCCTGGAAACCGTGGTATCGCAGGGTTATGATCCCGACGATGACTCGATCTATGAATTTTACCAACCTGACGAAGTGCTGCGGGTTGAAGACCTGATTGCAGTCAATGACGGGAGTGTCGAATACCAGCGTCATCTACCAGCCACGCTGGCCCGGTTACCCCGATCCTGGCGGCGGGCATTGTTACTGCGTGACCTGTTTGACCTGTCACCGGACCAGATCGCCAGTGCACTCAACCAGAAACTCACCGACGTAGAGGCCGCTATCGCGCATGCAGAACAATTTATTACAGCACACCTTGGTGAACGGGATATTGCCGGTCTGGCGTCAGTAATTGAGCAACCCGGTGTCGCGCTGAAAAGACTGCTGCGAAACGGCTACCCGCGCCAGCTACACGATGAACTGAAGAGGAAGTTTGCGCGCTGA
- a CDS encoding HEAT repeat domain-containing protein, with translation MPIVPDALLLLTSRCPYCPTVLQGLSELVKSGKIGRLEVVNIEIHPEVAEQHGARGVPWIRIGDFELEGLHSPAELAEWAQHASSQSGLSDGFAALLKDGQLGKVINTIRNNPRHLDALLHLAAAPETELTVRIGISAVLEDLQGSPVLQEKLPALLELSQHEDPRIRTDAAHYLMLTGLPQAAERLQAMTGDSDSSVREVASDELAELHELLDAAAP, from the coding sequence ATGCCAATAGTACCCGATGCCCTGCTGTTACTGACCAGCCGCTGCCCCTACTGCCCGACCGTGCTGCAGGGGCTGTCCGAACTGGTCAAATCCGGCAAAATCGGGCGGCTGGAAGTCGTGAACATTGAAATCCACCCGGAAGTTGCCGAACAGCACGGCGCACGCGGCGTTCCCTGGATACGTATCGGTGACTTTGAACTGGAAGGCCTGCATTCACCTGCCGAGTTGGCGGAATGGGCGCAGCACGCCAGCTCCCAGAGCGGACTGTCCGATGGTTTTGCCGCTTTGCTGAAGGACGGGCAACTGGGCAAGGTCATCAACACTATCCGTAACAACCCCCGACACCTCGATGCACTGCTACACCTGGCCGCTGCCCCGGAGACCGAACTGACCGTGCGTATCGGCATAAGTGCAGTACTGGAAGACCTGCAAGGCAGTCCGGTTTTGCAGGAAAAACTGCCGGCATTGCTCGAACTGAGCCAGCATGAAGACCCGCGCATACGCACCGATGCAGCTCATTACCTGATGCTTACCGGGTTGCCGCAAGCCGCCGAACGGCTACAGGCCATGACCGGGGACAGCGATAGTTCGGTTCGCGAGGTGGCATCGGATGAACTGGCAGAGCTGCATGAATTGCTCGATGCAGCGGCGCCGTAA